The nucleotide window ATTAATCTTTTCGGCACTGAACAAGGAGGTTCTCAAAAAACTTAGTTGAACCCACCCTCCCTCCAGTAGAAGAATGTCCCCTTAGTTTTTCCATTTCCAGGCGGACCTCTTGAAAATCAAAAAGAGTATTAGAATATTTTATAAAAACTTCACTTAAATTATCTTCAATCCCAATATGAGAAATATTTTTTAAACCTACAGTTAATGCTCTTCGGATCCGTTGCTTTAAAACCTTGCTTTTAGAATTTAAAACTTTTGAAAGAGTTTCCCAGGGTTCACTGCTATTAATTTTTATACATTCACTACAGATATCTAAAATATCATGTCCTCCTTTCTCTCCTAAGATTCCCAAATTACTGAGAGTAAGCTGGATCTGTTCCGTATAATTAAAAATAGGAGAATTCTTTTCTTTATATGGAGTTCCAAAAATTTCCTGGACCATAGAGATCTGTTTTTTTAGCTCTATTTTTTCAGTCACTGATTTTATTATATTTATTACCTCTATTATATTGATTGGTTTATGAATAAAAAATTCTATTCCTGCCATGTATGTTTGTGCCACCATCTGAGAGTTCGAAACCTGTGAAATCATGATACAAGATATATCGGAGTTATCTTTCAAAATATTTTTGACTAAAGTAGCTCCATCCATACCTGGCATTAAATAATCCACCAATATAATATCCGGACAATATAACCTAATTTTTTCCAGAGCCATAACACCATCAAGAGAGGATCCAACTACTTTCCCCAACTTATTATTCATAACAATGTCTTTTAAAATCCTGATGATACTAGGATCATCATCAACAATAAAGATTTTCACAAGACCCCCTCCTCTAAATTTTTTTGGGTAGCTTAATAGAAAATATCGTTCCTATTTTGTATTCGCTGTCTACTGATATAGTACCTTTAAATTTTTCATCAATAAGATCTTTAACAAGAGTTAAGCCTATTCCTCTATTAATATTTCCTGTTTCAGGGTCGAATTTAGTTGAAAAGCCAGGGCTAAAAATATGTTTTAAGTGTTCCGGTGCAACCCCTGCTCCAGTATCTTTTACTGTAATTAATATAAAATCTTCCACTGCCGAAATATTTAAAATAATTAAGGGATTAAGTGCATTTTCTGAAGCTTCAATTGCATTTTGAACCAAATTTGAAAGAATAGACATGAAATAATAGTGATTTTTTACAAGGGCATTTCCTGAAAGAATACATTTAAACATTACCTTTTTCGTTTCTTTTAGCTGTTCCTCTATATTTAAAGTAAGAAGACTGGTTATGGTTTTTAGATCTAAATCTGATAGTTCCATAAGTTCTGGAAATGTTTTTTTTATCCCCTGTATTACACTAATATAACTTTTTTTTATCTCATGAACCTCTTTAGTGAGGTTCAAAAGATTTTCTCGAAGCTCAGATGAAACATTTTCTACTTCGCCCATTCTATAGGCTTCAAATGATTTTCCCATAACTTCTTCAATATGTGCCATATTTTTTTTCATAAAATAAATTTCACTTTTAAATGTTGAGGTGAGATTCAGCAAATAACGATATCGTGTTTCATGCTCCTGATTTATCAAAAATGATTTATAATGTTTCATAGAAATTATAAGGATTAGCAGCATTCCACTTCTTAAAAGTGCAACTATTAAAAGTCCTTTTAAGATGGTGATATTGATCCCACCAAAACCTCCTCTAAATAACATTTCTACAATATTTGATCCATAGTCACAAAAAATTGTAGTTATAATAAAATTTATGAGGGTTTTATTTTTTCTATGCTCATATACAAAATGAAAAATTAAACCATAGGTAATGTAAAAAGATATCTCTGGAAGAGTCATACTGAGAGCCACCTTGTAATCGTGCTGCGGCAAGAGAGTAAGATATCGGATTAGAGGTGAAATAAAAGCAGTTATACTGCATATACTGAGTGCTCCTAAATTTTCTTTGAGGTAGATAAAAAAAGGAAGAAAAACAATAGATATAGTGACAATAAAGCCCACCTTAAAGATCGGAAGGTGAAAGGTTGCTAAAGCTGCTATAATAAAGGATATAATGAATAACTGATAAAATTTTGACCTGCTCATGGATTATGCCCCTTTTTCTAAATTTAGTAGTATTTATTATTTAAATTTTTTTATTCGCTATCATATATTTAATCAATAGATTATACCACCAATTATCGGTAAATTAAAATTTTAAGCTATTGTTATAATTGCGGAGAATATAAACACTTTTTGTCTCTAGCATTTGAACCTTTGAGTTATTTAATTGCTCCACCACACACTAATTTTGAAAGTTGTGATATTTATAAAAAAAATTCAAAGATATTTATTAATCATAAAATAAACTTTGTAAGTATACTTCATTCGAGTTTTGTTACTCCTTCCCCTAAAAACACTAAATACTATTTTAGAACTATATGGAAAAATCCCTATATAAGTATCCTAATCCCCAATTTGTTAAATTATCCCTATAGGCCTAGCGTCCATACCCATCAACTTAAGGAAAATTAAAAGAACTTAAAATTATTTTAACTAGATTTTGGGTTCTTTTTCTATTTTATTATTATCTTATTTTATTTTTGTATATCATAAAATGAAAAAGCCTTAGCTTTTTTTCTCAAAGTTATAAAATTTTAAAATTTAAGTCACGAGCTTTAAAATTTCATCTGATATAATCTCTCCTTTTCTTTTTGATTTCAAACAAGTTTTAGGGACTAATATCCTTAATTTTCCTAGCATAGAAACGATTTTATAGTCATAATGATGGAGTTTATACAGATAGTAGCTGATCTTTTGAAAAACTTTTTTCTCACTTAATACCAAAGATTCATTATCTATCTCATCTTTTAAAATATTTGAGATTTCACTATTTACAAGGATATTTATTAACTTTCCATAGAAATGTGCTTCTACTCTTTCTTTTTTTAATTTTCTTGTTCTTTCATCTATTTCTAATATAGATTTCCAATTCTTAAAATCTAGTTCTATTTGCCATCTTAAACTGTAAATAGGATATATTTGTTCTTTTGTGTATGTTTTTTCTGAAAGGTTTATTATCATAAATCCATACTTGGCAATATCTCTTTTTTCTTCTTTTAAATAAGATCTTGGATCTCGAATTTTTTTAGTTACTGTTCTTAATCTTCTCTCTTGTAAAACACCATCTAATCTAGTAATTATTAGTCTACAGGATAGTTTTTCAGTATCAGAACCCACATATACATCTTTTATTTCTTTAACCTCTCCTTCGGTCATTGTGCTACATTTTGACTCTAAATCTATGGGAATAAACCTACTTGAAGGTTTAATCCTACCATTCTTATAGTAGTTTGGATTAGGATTTTTAATTAATTAAGGAATTATATTCTGAAGAATGGTTGCGAAAAATGCTTATTATTCGAAGTAATGATTTTAAATGAATATGAATTAATTGGTTTTTAAAATTCAAGCAAGTAAAAAGGCATTCAGCAAGCTGAACGTAAGAAAAATATGAGAGTAAGAATTATTCGTACAAATAAATACCATATTTTTTATGGATTATTTTTGAAATTCCCATAGGGATATTACAACGAGGACAAATCAAAGGATCTGTTCCTGTCATTTTTTTATTTGTTCATTCCAAGGAATAGAAGTTGTAGCAAAAAGTTTTTTTCTTTTAGGCCACGCTCCGTTTTTTTCCCGAAAACCCCACATTGCTTCTTTAACCCTTAATTTTAATGGATGATATCAGTTTAGCTGATGTCATCCATTTTCTCATAAACTATAATTTTTGGACCTTGAAATTTAAAGGTGGTTTTGAAACTAATTTATAGATAGAATAGTCTCATAAGTGTTACCAAAACTACTCTCAAAATCTATGTATCGAAAATATAGGTTGTAGAGGTCCCCTTATGAAGCCTTGAGATATAAGAATACTTAATAGACCAAGAAATACAGATTAACAACTGAATTAGAAAAAATATGTTTTTGGATAAATATAAAATAGAGAGTAAAGATAGTTTTTCCCCAATGTGGGGTTTCTGGGAAAAAAACGGAGCGTGGCCAAAAAGGGCACTTAGATAAACTAAATCTATTTGTCCTTTTTTAGTTGTGTAACTATGATTTTTAAGACTATAATCAATTTCATGTTAGGTCTAACACGATTAAAATCTAAAATCGCTTAGAAACGAAATTAGAGAGTATTAAAACTTTAAAAAAATTGACTTCTTAAAAATTTAAAGATAATATTAATTTGAATGAGACTTAAAAAAGCTTAAAAAATAAATAAAAAGGGAGAAGAAAATGAAAAAATTAATAACGATTATAACAATTCTAATAATAACAGGTTGTAGTCCTATGACAGTAAAACAATTAAATGATTTTGATGGTAATAGTAGGATAACTAAGAGCTATGATAATTATAAAAAGAAAACTAAATATACTACAGATTATCAACTTGATTTTAACATTGATGGAAGGATTACAGGTCAAGACATGACCATAACAAAAATAGTAGAAGACGATGGAAGTAAATTTACTTTTGCATCTATAAATTTTGAATCACGGGATTGGATGCGACCATATGAAATGATATTCAATTTTGATAATGAAATGTATACAGTAAAACTTGAAGCTCAACAAAAAGAGGTCTTTACTGAGTTTGGTCATGTAAGGGTAAGAGAAAGATGTACCTTTGATATACAAGATGATTTTTTTGAAAAATGGATAGCTGCTAAAAATATAAGTTATAAAGTATATACTACTAATGCTGGAAGTTTTGAAAAATATTTGCCAATAGATAAAAACGGAAAATGGTCTACAAATTATAGAACTTTTGATAAAATTTTATTAGAATTATTAAAAAAATAAATTTTAAAAGACTCTAAAGGTATAAACACAAGTGGAAATAATGTAACGCGAAGAACGAAAGTTCCATAATAACTATTTTGGAACTTTCAAAAATGGAGTCAATAAAATCAACCTTAAAAGGACACTAAAATTTTAGTGTCCTTTTATTTAATACTTTTTCATTTTTTGTTTGCAATTTCCTCTTTATTTTGTCCACGGTTTTCAAATTAAAAATAATACTTTTGTTCTTTACTGGATTAATATACAAAAATCTTTTTCATGTTTAAAGATATGATCAGTTATATCAATAGCTTTTAATTTTCCAAATATTTCCCCGAGATTATCGTCGTTAGGGACCCCTTTTATATCTAGCTCAGAAAAACTTTTTTCTATTGGATTTAATCTAAAAGGAATTAAAGGGTTCTCATTCTTTTCAAGATACTTTTTTAAAGAGACCATAGGTATCTCAAGATTATTGCTATATCCTAAATATATTAATTTAGTATCATTTAGTATTAGAGCATAATACTCACTTTTAGTTTTTAAAAATCTTGAATCTTGAATATCTATGTTGGTATTATTTAACTTTTCTTGTTTATCTATCATTAAATAATTTTCAGTTCTACTTCTATCTCTACCATTTCCTAATTCTGCTACTATAATATAATACAAAATGATCACCTCTTATTATAAATTTGATTTTACGTAATTATATATAATAGTTTTAATTTTATTTCCTTTTAAATTAATTGATGAAGTGGAAATAAGATAATTATAAAGAATTCAAAAAACTTGATAAAATACAAAATATAGTCTATAATAGTTTATATAAGAGTTGTAACGATTTTTATTAAAGGTATTTATAATATATCAGCCACGCTTAATGGTTTACCATGCGTACCAGGGCTGATTTTTTTTTGA belongs to Fusobacteria bacterium ZRK30 and includes:
- a CDS encoding sensor histidine kinase, producing MSRSKFYQLFIISFIIAALATFHLPIFKVGFIVTISIVFLPFFIYLKENLGALSICSITAFISPLIRYLTLLPQHDYKVALSMTLPEISFYITYGLIFHFVYEHRKNKTLINFIITTIFCDYGSNIVEMLFRGGFGGINITILKGLLIVALLRSGMLLILIISMKHYKSFLINQEHETRYRYLLNLTSTFKSEIYFMKKNMAHIEEVMGKSFEAYRMGEVENVSSELRENLLNLTKEVHEIKKSYISVIQGIKKTFPELMELSDLDLKTITSLLTLNIEEQLKETKKVMFKCILSGNALVKNHYYFMSILSNLVQNAIEASENALNPLIILNISAVEDFILITVKDTGAGVAPEHLKHIFSPGFSTKFDPETGNINRGIGLTLVKDLIDEKFKGTISVDSEYKIGTIFSIKLPKKI
- a CDS encoding response regulator; the protein is MKIFIVDDDPSIIRILKDIVMNNKLGKVVGSSLDGVMALEKIRLYCPDIILVDYLMPGMDGATLVKNILKDNSDISCIMISQVSNSQMVAQTYMAGIEFFIHKPINIIEVINIIKSVTEKIELKKQISMVQEIFGTPYKEKNSPIFNYTEQIQLTLSNLGILGEKGGHDILDICSECIKINSSEPWETLSKVLNSKSKVLKQRIRRALTVGLKNISHIGIEDNLSEVFIKYSNTLFDFQEVRLEMEKLRGHSSTGGRVGSTKFFENLLVQCRKD
- a CDS encoding transposase: MTEGEVKEIKDVYVGSDTEKLSCRLIITRLDGVLQERRLRTVTKKIRDPRSYLKEEKRDIAKYGFMIINLSEKTYTKEQIYPIYSLRWQIELDFKNWKSILEIDERTRKLKKERVEAHFYGKLINILVNSEISNILKDEIDNESLVLSEKKVFQKISYYLYKLHHYDYKIVSMLGKLRILVPKTCLKSKRKGEIISDEILKLVT